From a single Mangifera indica cultivar Alphonso chromosome 19, CATAS_Mindica_2.1, whole genome shotgun sequence genomic region:
- the LOC123202716 gene encoding uncharacterized protein LOC123202716 isoform X3 has protein sequence MRYCGRLFNDSRERTGRKVRNVSWTGQLCSAYTRCVLLSLAKCFRDSKNVQCLRMVCFAISCGMFQGPVCLVHTWSIYAWCENESLCVLLSLAECFKDWSVRYTHGLYTHGVNMKVCVCCYLLPAVWCATKILLFFGLIYNDLERIYRGKSSQSRNWGMQLYLFDKQPWKMKDNIYSFRVCNFCYGGQRMQSWHRRTTGRTGHSTKGQLTLEEDEILRKSLQ, from the exons ATGAGATATTGCGGAAGACTCTTCAATGATTCAAGGGAAAGAACCGGAAGAAAAGTG CGGAATGTTTCATGGACTGGACAATTGTGCAGTGCTTACACACGGtgtgttttgctatctcttg CAAAATGTTTCAGGGACTCGAAAAATGTACAGTGCTTACGCATGGtgtgttttgctatctcttg CGGAATGTTTCAAGGACCGGTCTGTTTAGTACACACATGGTCTATATACGCATGGTGTGAAAATgaaagtttgtgtgttttgctatctcttg CGGAATGTTTCAAGGACTGGTCTGTACGGTACACACATGGTCTATATACGCATGGTGTGAATATGAAAGTTTGTGTGTGTTGCTATCTCTTG CCTGCAGTTTGGTGTGCAaccaaaattttactattttttgggTTGATTTATAATGATTTGGAGAGAATATACAGGGGAAAATCATCACAAAGTAGGAATTGGGGTATGCAGCTTTATCTTTTTGACAAGCAACCATGGAAAATGAAGGATAATATCTACTCCTTTAGAGTATGCAACTTTTGTTATGGTGGTCAGAGAATGCAATCTTGGcatag gaGGACTACTGGCCGTACAGGGCATTCCACAAAAGGGCAATTGACTTTGGAAGAG
- the LOC123202716 gene encoding uncharacterized protein LOC123202716 isoform X2 codes for MRYCGRLFNDSRERTGRKVRNVSWTGQLCSAYTRCVLLSLAKCFRDSKNVQCLRMVCFAISCGMFQGPVCLVHTWSIYAWCENESLCVLLSLAECFKDWSVRYTHGLYTHGVNMKVCVCCYLLPAVWCATKILLFFGLIYNDLERIYRGKSSQSRNWGMQLYLFDKQPWKMKDNIYSFRVCNFCYGGQRMQSWHRRTTGRTGHSTKGQLTLEEDEILRKTLQ; via the exons ATGAGATATTGCGGAAGACTCTTCAATGATTCAAGGGAAAGAACCGGAAGAAAAGTG CGGAATGTTTCATGGACTGGACAATTGTGCAGTGCTTACACACGGtgtgttttgctatctcttg CAAAATGTTTCAGGGACTCGAAAAATGTACAGTGCTTACGCATGGtgtgttttgctatctcttg CGGAATGTTTCAAGGACCGGTCTGTTTAGTACACACATGGTCTATATACGCATGGTGTGAAAATgaaagtttgtgtgttttgctatctcttg CGGAATGTTTCAAGGACTGGTCTGTACGGTACACACATGGTCTATATACGCATGGTGTGAATATGAAAGTTTGTGTGTGTTGCTATCTCTTG CCTGCAGTTTGGTGTGCAaccaaaattttactattttttgggTTGATTTATAATGATTTGGAGAGAATATACAGGGGAAAATCATCACAAAGTAGGAATTGGGGTATGCAGCTTTATCTTTTTGACAAGCAACCATGGAAAATGAAGGATAATATCTACTCCTTTAGAGTATGCAACTTTTGTTATGGTGGTCAGAGAATGCAATCTTGGcatag gaGGACTACTGGCCGTACAGGGCATTCCACAAAAGGGCAATTGACTTTGGAAGAG